One window from the genome of Aricia agestis chromosome 6, ilAriAges1.1, whole genome shotgun sequence encodes:
- the LOC121727877 gene encoding UDP-glucosyltransferase 2-like, with amino-acid sequence MKMSKLLVSYLLVLIAYTETARILAVYPTPSISHQVVFRPLMKELARRGHEVVVITTDPEFSKERAPKNLTEIDVHDISYKLWNKFMELPKGSESDLFTQIQVALEILTHVLEAQIKSDEVQKLLRDNKGFELVFVEAFIRPALIFSHLYKAPAIQFSSFGGLYDMFEDYGAPIHPILYPISLQQRINNLTFWEKIKEYEFAYKVKGIFDDTGKSENAMLKSIFGPNTPDLSELKSNAQLLFLNVHPIWDFNRPVPPNVIYLGGLHQKPQKSLPQDLQTYLDSSKNGVIYMSFGTNVRPSLLPPEKIKIFTRVFSKLPYNVLLKWDRDDLEERSSNVKIFKWVPQSDLLRHPNVKVFITQGGLQSTDESISAGVPLIGIPMLGDQWYNTEQYVHQNIGVKLSIDSLTEEILMNAIEDVIKDESYRKNIIKLRDVITDQPHTPLERAVWWTEYVLRKGNAEHLRASGFGVPMKEYFEADLILMLLLVFVTVVSISVYLVVAVISRPTKVKLQ; translated from the exons ATGAAGATGAGTAAACTACTAGTTAGTTACCTTTTAGTGCTAATAGCTTATACAGAAACGGCTAGAATATTAGCTGTTTATCCAACACCGTCAATCAGCCATCAAGTTGTGTTTCGACCTTTAATGAAAGAGCTAGCCAGGCGTGGACATGAGGTAGTGGTTATAACGACTGATCCAGAATTTTCAAAGGAACGAGCGCCGAAGAATCTAACAGAAATCGACGTACACGATATCTCCTACAAACTATGGAACAAATTCATGGAATTGCCCAAAGGAAGTGAATCCGATCTTTTCACACAAATCCAAGTGGCATTGGAAATTTTAACGCACGTGCTCGAAGCGCAAATCAAAAGTGAtgaagttcaaaagttgttaaGGGATAACAAAGGTTTTGAACTTGTATTTGTGGAGGCTTTTATACGTCCAGCCCTAAtcttttcgcatttatataaagCACCTGCAATACAATTTAGTTCATTTGGAGGGCTATATGACATGTTTGAAGATTATGGTGCACCGATACATCCAATTTTATACCCCATTTCTTTGCAACAACGTATCAATAACTTGAcattttgggaaaaaataaaggAGTATGAATTTGCTTATAAAGTTAAAGGCATTTTTGATGATACAGGAAAATCCGAAAATGCTATGCTAAAATCTATATTTGGTCCAAATACACCTGACTTGAGTGAACTTAAAAGTAACGCGCAATTGTTATTTTTGAACGTACATCCCATCTGGGATTTCAACCGTCCGGTTCCACCTAATGTGATTTACTTGGGAGGCCTTCACCAGAAACCCCAAAAGAGTTTGCCACAG GATCTCCAGACGTACTTAGACTCATCTAAAAACGGTGTCATTTACATGAGTTTCGGCACAAATGTGCGTCCATCGTTACTGCCACcggagaaaataaaaatatttaccagAGTATTTTCCAAACTTCCCTACAACGTACTGCTGAAATGGGACAGAGATGACTTAGAGGAACGATCGAGCaatgtaaaaatattcaaatgggTACCACAATCCGATTTGCTGC GTCATCCTAATGTGAAAGTGTTCATCACACAAGGCGGTCTCCAATCAACAGATGAAAGCATATCAGCTGGAGTGCCACTCATAGGCATACCCATGCTTGGAGATCAGTGGTATAATACAGAACAATATGTACATCAAAACATTGGAGTCAAATTGAGTATTGATAGTCTCACTGAGGAGATCCTTATGAACGCAATTGAGGACGTTATAAAAGATGAGAG TTACCGCAAGAACATCATCAAGCTACGAGATGTCATCACTGACCAACCACACACACCCCTCGAAAGAGCAGTTTGGTGGACAGAGTATGTACTGAGAAAAGGCAATGCTGAGCACCTACGAGCATCAGGCTTCGGTGTTCCAATGAAGGAGTACTTCGAAGCTGATCTCATTTTGATGCTACTTTTGGTTTTTGTAACTGTTGTGTCGATTTCCGTGTACCTGGTTGTGGCAGTTATAAGTCGACCAACGAAAGTAAAGTTACAATAA